The genomic region TCCCGGTAGCACCGGGTTCCATCCTAGAACAAAAAATCGGCATATGTCTTGTAATTGATCAATCGAAGGGGTTGAATCCCTCATGTACCCTTCGAGAGGAGTGCCGCCGATGTCATTCACTCCGATGCGGACGCTCGCCGTCACCCTGATCATGGCACTTGCCGGGGCCACCCTGCTGGCCTGCGGCGACGACGAGCCCGAGAACGACAGCAACCGGATCACCGTGTGGAGCCTGGAGGACGTCGCCGACCGGGTCACCGCCACCAAGGCGATCATCGCCGACTTCACCGCCAAGACCGGCGTCCAGGTCGAGCTGGTGACCGTCAACGAGGACCAGTTCCCGTCCCTCATCGCGTCCAGCGCCGCCGCCGGCGAGCTGCCCGACGTCGTCGGCTCGGTCTCGCTGGCCGGCATCCGCACCCTGGCCGGCAACGAGCTGCTGCACCCCGACGCCAACGGTCAGATCGTGGACAAGCTCGGCCGTCCGACCTTCTCCGCCCGGGCACTGGAGCTGACCAGCGAGGACGGCCGGCAGCTCTCCGTGCCCAGCGACGGGTGGGGCCAGCTACTCGTCTACCGCAAGGACCTCTTCGACGCCGCCGGCCTGCCCGCCCCCGACACGTACGAGAGGATCGCCACGGCCGCGGCCCGCCTGAACACCGGCGGCGTCGCCGGCATCACCGCCGCCACCGCGCCCGGCGACGTCTTCACCCAGCAGACCTTCGAGCACCTGGCGCTGGCGAACAACTGCCAGCTCACCGACGACTCCGGCGCGGTGAAGCTGGACTCCCCCGAGTGCGTCGAGGCGTTCCGCTTCTACGGCGACCTGATGCGCGACCACTCGGTCAAGGGCGCCCAGGACGTGGACACCACCCGCGCGACCTACTTCGCCGGCAAGGCGGCCATGCTGATCTGGTCGCCGTTCATCCTCGACGAGCTGGCCGGGCTGCGGAACGACGCCAAGCCCACCTGCCCGCAGTGCCAGACCGACCCGACCTTCCTCGCCAAGAACAGCGGGTTCGTCACCGCCATCAAGGGCCCGAACGGCGCCCAGCCGGCCCAGTACGGCGAGATCAGCTCCTGGGCGGTGCTGGACGGCGCCGCGGCCGACCCGGCGAAGAGCTTCGTGGAGTACATGCTCGGCGACGCCTACCCGCGCTGGTTCGGCATGTCCCCCGAGGGGCGGTTCCCGGTGCGCAAGGGCACCAGTGGCGAGCCGGAGAAGTTCCTCACCGCCTGGAACACCAGCCAGGCCGGGGTGGACACGAAGAAGCCGCTCGCCGAGGTCTACGGGGAGCCGGTGCTCGACACCCTGCGGTCCAGCCCGGACACGTTCCAGCGCTGGGGTCTCACCCAGGGCCAGGGGAAGCTGGTCGGCGCGATCCTGGGCGAGCTGCCGGTGCCCAAGGCGCTCGCCGACGTCGTCGGCGGCAAGTCCGACGCCGCGGCGGCCGCCGGCCGGGCGAAGAAGGACGTGGAGGCGATCAAGGCAGGCGTGAATTGACCACCACCGCACCGGGCACCGGCCGCTCCCCCACCCGGGAGCGGCCGGTCGAGGCCCGCCGCCGCCGACCGCTGACGCTGCGCCGCCGCGAGTCCCGGGCCGGGCTCGCGCTGGTCGCGCCGACGCTGCTGGTCGTGATCGCGGTGATCGGCATCCCGATCGTGTGGACGGTGGTGCTGGCCTTCCAGCGGGTCCGGCTGGCCACGCTGCGCCGCACCGGGCTCTTCGGCGAGTTCACCCTGGACAACATCTACCGGGTGCTGCACACCCCCGGCTTCGCCGACTCGCTGATCACCACGTTGATCTACAGCGTCGGCAGCACCCTCGGGTCGATCCTGCTCGGCCTGGTCGCGGCCCTGGTCGTCCGCAGCCCGTTCCGGGGGCGCACCCTGGTCCGGGCGTCGATGCTGCTGCCGTACGTGGCGCCGGTGGTCGCGATGACCTTCGTCTGGCAGGTGATGCTCGACCCGCAGCTCGGCATCGTCAACCACTGGGGGCAGCGGCTGCTCGGCTGGGACGCGCCGGTGCCGTTCCTCTCCCAGGAGTCCA from Micromonospora sp. WMMD812 harbors:
- a CDS encoding extracellular solute-binding protein, with translation MSFTPMRTLAVTLIMALAGATLLACGDDEPENDSNRITVWSLEDVADRVTATKAIIADFTAKTGVQVELVTVNEDQFPSLIASSAAAGELPDVVGSVSLAGIRTLAGNELLHPDANGQIVDKLGRPTFSARALELTSEDGRQLSVPSDGWGQLLVYRKDLFDAAGLPAPDTYERIATAAARLNTGGVAGITAATAPGDVFTQQTFEHLALANNCQLTDDSGAVKLDSPECVEAFRFYGDLMRDHSVKGAQDVDTTRATYFAGKAAMLIWSPFILDELAGLRNDAKPTCPQCQTDPTFLAKNSGFVTAIKGPNGAQPAQYGEISSWAVLDGAAADPAKSFVEYMLGDAYPRWFGMSPEGRFPVRKGTSGEPEKFLTAWNTSQAGVDTKKPLAEVYGEPVLDTLRSSPDTFQRWGLTQGQGKLVGAILGELPVPKALADVVGGKSDAAAAAGRAKKDVEAIKAGVN
- a CDS encoding sugar ABC transporter permease, which encodes MTTTAPGTGRSPTRERPVEARRRRPLTLRRRESRAGLALVAPTLLVVIAVIGIPIVWTVVLAFQRVRLATLRRTGLFGEFTLDNIYRVLHTPGFADSLITTLIYSVGSTLGSILLGLVAALVVRSPFRGRTLVRASMLLPYVAPVVAMTFVWQVMLDPQLGIVNHWGQRLLGWDAPVPFLSQESTALATVIAFEAWRYFPFAFLFLLARLQAVPGELEEAARVDGATPTQRFRHILLPQLMPVIALLGVLRFIMTFNKFDDVYLLTGGAAGTEVVSVRVYEFLTARTDIGAAAAQAVVLAVVLVVFVLIYLRFFARRVG